The Cystobacter fuscus DSM 2262 genomic sequence GGTAGGACCACATGTAGAGCTTGAGGCTCTTGAGTTCCACGCATAGTGTGTCCGGCACGTAGCGGATCCGGAACCGGGCGAAGTCCGGCTGCCCCGTGAGGGGACAGAGGCAGGTGAACTCCGGCACGTCGAAGGCGATCTCATAGTCGCGATCCGGCGCGGGGTTGGGGAAGGTCTGCAGCTCCTTGGTGGGCTGGGTGGGTTGGGACGGGGCACGTTGGGAAGCCATGGCGGATGTCGTCTAACACACACCTCGGGGATTCCAGACGCCAATGGTGAACGCTCTCCTGCCTCCCGGGCTGTCGGGTTGTCCGGCCCTCAACGAGATCGACCCCTGGG encodes the following:
- the queF gene encoding preQ(1) synthase translates to MASQRAPSQPTQPTKELQTFPNPAPDRDYEIAFDVPEFTCLCPLTGQPDFARFRIRYVPDTLCVELKSLKLYMWSYRDEGAFHEKVTNTIADDIVRAIQPRKLTVEGDFFVRGGIGTVITVTHEKPARSAKKAAPARRK